One genomic window of Punica granatum isolate Tunisia-2019 chromosome 1, ASM765513v2, whole genome shotgun sequence includes the following:
- the LOC116195308 gene encoding GATA transcription factor 12-like: MEAPDQFFHGGYCAAAAQLTPQNCHHLSSLENKDVQHFAVEDLLDFSKDDVGAVGGVVRGLDSAAGGSSTDSSTLTVVDSCNSASFSGCDPGLAAAATATGGGGGGDIGCCAGFADNDQFSNELCVPYDDLAELEWLSNIVEESFSSEDLQKLQLISGIKARPDEGSETTAPEFQPELARPHHHGKTINSPIFHSDVSFPAKARSKRSRSAPCNWASRLLILSEPTNDASSTEPDRPAPMSPQPAAGKKNSQACPKKKPMGPEGIPNGEGRKCLHCATDKTPQWRTGPMGPKTLCNACGVRYKSGRLVPEYRPAASPTFVLTKHSNSHRKVLELRRQKDLLRSQQLQQHHQQFSLQGQNTVFDITNSDDYLIHQNVGPDFRQLT; the protein is encoded by the exons ATGGAGGCGCCGGACCAGTTCTTCCACGGCGGTTACTGCGCCGCCGCTGCCCAATTAACGCCCCAAAATTGCCATCACTTGTCGTCCCTCGAGAACAAGGACGTGCAGCATTTTGCGGTCGAGGACTTGCTGGACTTCTCCAAGGACGATGTGGGAGCCGTGGGGGGTGTTGTGAGAGGGCTCGATAGTGCCGCAGGCGGCAGCTCCACCGACTCATCCACCCTCACGGTGGTCGACAGCTGCAATTCGGCGTCGTTCTCAGGCTGTGATCCAGGCCTTGCTGCTGCCGCCACTGCTACCGGAGGAGGAGGGGGTGGGGATATAGGGTGCTGCGCCGGATTCGCTGACAACGACCAGTTCTCCAACGAGCTCTGTGTTCCG TATGATGATTTAGCTGAGCTGGAGTGGCTTTCCAATATCGTGGAGGAGTCTTTCTCTAGCGAGGACCTGCAGAAGCTGCAGCTTATTTCGGGAATCAAAGCCCGGCCTGATGAAGGATCCGAGACAACTGCCCCTGAGTTCCAGCCTGAACTGGCCCGGCCCCACCACCACGGCAAAACCATCAACAGCCCAATCTTCCATTCTGATGTCTCCTTCCCCGCCAAGGCCCGGAGCAAGCGGTCCCGGTCTGCCCCATGCAATTGGGCCTCCCGCCTCCTTATCCTCTCCGAGCCAACTAATGACGCCTCCTCTACTGAGCCTGACAGACCTGCTCCAATGAGCCCGCAGCCAGCTGCTGGCAAGAAGAACTCCCAGGCTTGCCCAAAGAAGAAGCCCATGGGACCAGAGGGGATCCCGAATGGGGAGGGTCGGAAGTGCCTCCATTGCGCGACGGACAAGACACCCCAGTGGCGAACTGGGCCCATGGGCCCAAAGACATTGTGCAATGCTTGCGGGGTCAGGTACAAGTCGGGCCGGCTAGTCCCCGAGTACCGACCCGCTGCCAGCCCAACCTTCGTTCTCACGAAGCACTCCAACTCGCACAGGAAGGTCCTCGAGCTCCGGCGCCAAAAGGACCTCCTCAGGTCTCAACAGCTACAGCAACATCATCAACAGTTTAGTCTCCAGGGCCAGAACACGGTGTTCGACATAACCAATAGCGACGATTACCTTATCCACCAGAATGTCGGGCCCGATTTTCGACAGCTGACCTAG